From Oryza brachyantha chromosome 9, ObraRS2, whole genome shotgun sequence, a single genomic window includes:
- the LOC102717548 gene encoding protein SAWADEE HOMEODOMAIN HOMOLOG 1 isoform X3 — protein sequence MERRSSVRFAPSEIARMEKLVKNKNKRVLDDVFCQKLVEEFNCSPGRVGSKALQAAQVQEWFRRKFPASTVKPPCLPTGSEEKALASQSSALVSEEKPPSSEENALAVDTSISNDGEVSPDLPIENIDKLPETEDMEFEARSAKDFACGVSLSTWSGGIPAAGSQRRWSVRFAPSEIARMEKLVKKKNERVLDDVFCQKLVEEFNCSPGRVGSKALQAAQVQEWFRRKFPASTVKPPCLPTGSEEKALASQSSALVSEEKPPSSEENALAVDTSISNDGEVSPDLPIENIDKLPETEDMEFEARSAKDFAWYDVATFLAYRKLSSGEFVSGIICREVRVRFEGFGAEEDEWINVREAIRLQSIPLESSECRLIRQGDLVLCFKEIQRKQHDIRGCRCVFLVKYDHDGTQERVNLRRLSRRPKYA from the exons atGGAGCGGCGATCGAGCGTCCGCTTCGCTCCCTCCGAG ATTGCAAGGATGGAAAAGTtggttaaaaacaaaaataaacgaGTCTTGGATGACGTTTTCTGTCAGAAGCTTGTGGAAGAATTTAA TTGTTCTCCAGGCCGCGTTGGAAGTAAAGCGCTACAGGCTGCGCAG GTTCAAGAATGGTTTCGTCGTAAGTTCCCAGCATCAACTGTTAAACCTCCTTGTTTGCCTACTGGTTCTGAAGAAAAGGCTTTAGCCTCCCAATCAAGTGCTTTGGTTTCTGAAGAAAAGCCTCCATCTTCTGAGGAAAATGCTTTAGCGGTTGATACTAGTATTTCAAACGATGGCGAGGTTTCACCGGATTTGCCTATAG AAAACATAGATAAGCTTCCTGAAACTGAAGACATGGAGTTTGAGGCTAGGTCTGCAAAGGATTTTGCTTG TGGGGTCTCCCTTTCTACTTGGAGTGGAGGCAttccggcggccggcagccAGCGGCGATGGAGCGTCCGCTTCGCTCCCTCTGAG ATTGCAAGGATGGAAAAGttggttaaaaagaaaaatgaacgaGTCTTGGATGATGTTTTCTGCCAGAAGCTTGTGGAAGAATTTAA TTGTTCTCCAGGCCGCGTTGGAAGTAAAGCGCTACAGGCTGCGCAG GTTCAAGAATGGTTTCGTCGTAAGTTCCCAGCATCAACTGTTAAACCTCCTTGTTTGCCTACTGGTTCTGAAGAAAAGGCTTTAGCCTCCCAATCAAGTGCTTTGGTTTCTGAAGAAAAGCCTCCATCTTCTGAGGAAAATGCTTTAGCGGTTGATACTAGTATTTCAAACGATGGCGAGGTTTCACCGGATTTGCCTATAG AAAACATAGATAAGCTTCCTGAAACTGAAGACATGGAGTTTGAGGCTAGGTCTGCAAAGGATTTTGCTTG GTATGATGTCGCCACTTTCTTAGCATACAGAAAGTTGAGTTCTGGTGAATTTGTAAGTGGAATAATTTGTAGG GAAGTCCGTGTGAGGTTTGAAGGATTTGGGGCTGAAGAGGATGAATGGATCAATGTCCGGGAGGCTATCCGCCTGCAATCCATCCCGCTAGAATCATCAGAATGCCGACTCATCAGGCAAGGAGATCTTGTCCTCTGTTTCAAG GAAATTCAGCGGAAACAGCATGACATAAGGGGGTGCAGATGTGTCTTCCTTGTCAAATATGATCATGATGGAACCCAG GAGAGGGTGAACCTGAGAAGATTGTCCCGGCGACCAAAGTACGCCTGA
- the LOC102717548 gene encoding protein SAWADEE HOMEODOMAIN HOMOLOG 1 isoform X2, whose translation MERRSSVRFAPSEIARMEKLVKNKNKRVLDDVFCQKLVEEFNCSPGRVGSKALQAAQVQEWFRRKFPASTVKPPCLPTGSEEKALASQSSALVSEEKPPSSEENALAVDTSISNDGEVSPDLPIENIDKLPETEDMEFEARSAKDFACGVSLSTWSGGIPAAGSQRRWSVRFAPSEIARMEKLVKKKNERVLDDVFCQKLVEEFNCSPGRVGSKALQAAQVQEWFRRKFPASTVKPPCLPTGSEEKALASQSSALVSEEKPPSSEENALAVDTSISNDGEVSPDLPIENIDKLPETEDMEFEARSAKDFAWYDVATFLAYRKLSSGEFEVRVRFEGFGAEEDEWINVREAIRLQSIPLESSECRLIRQGDLVLCFKESNDDALHFDAHVQEIQRKQHDIRGCRCVFLVKYDHDGTQERVNLRRLSRRPKYA comes from the exons atGGAGCGGCGATCGAGCGTCCGCTTCGCTCCCTCCGAG ATTGCAAGGATGGAAAAGTtggttaaaaacaaaaataaacgaGTCTTGGATGACGTTTTCTGTCAGAAGCTTGTGGAAGAATTTAA TTGTTCTCCAGGCCGCGTTGGAAGTAAAGCGCTACAGGCTGCGCAG GTTCAAGAATGGTTTCGTCGTAAGTTCCCAGCATCAACTGTTAAACCTCCTTGTTTGCCTACTGGTTCTGAAGAAAAGGCTTTAGCCTCCCAATCAAGTGCTTTGGTTTCTGAAGAAAAGCCTCCATCTTCTGAGGAAAATGCTTTAGCGGTTGATACTAGTATTTCAAACGATGGCGAGGTTTCACCGGATTTGCCTATAG AAAACATAGATAAGCTTCCTGAAACTGAAGACATGGAGTTTGAGGCTAGGTCTGCAAAGGATTTTGCTTG TGGGGTCTCCCTTTCTACTTGGAGTGGAGGCAttccggcggccggcagccAGCGGCGATGGAGCGTCCGCTTCGCTCCCTCTGAG ATTGCAAGGATGGAAAAGttggttaaaaagaaaaatgaacgaGTCTTGGATGATGTTTTCTGCCAGAAGCTTGTGGAAGAATTTAA TTGTTCTCCAGGCCGCGTTGGAAGTAAAGCGCTACAGGCTGCGCAG GTTCAAGAATGGTTTCGTCGTAAGTTCCCAGCATCAACTGTTAAACCTCCTTGTTTGCCTACTGGTTCTGAAGAAAAGGCTTTAGCCTCCCAATCAAGTGCTTTGGTTTCTGAAGAAAAGCCTCCATCTTCTGAGGAAAATGCTTTAGCGGTTGATACTAGTATTTCAAACGATGGCGAGGTTTCACCGGATTTGCCTATAG AAAACATAGATAAGCTTCCTGAAACTGAAGACATGGAGTTTGAGGCTAGGTCTGCAAAGGATTTTGCTTG GTATGATGTCGCCACTTTCTTAGCATACAGAAAGTTGAGTTCTGGTGAATTT GAAGTCCGTGTGAGGTTTGAAGGATTTGGGGCTGAAGAGGATGAATGGATCAATGTCCGGGAGGCTATCCGCCTGCAATCCATCCCGCTAGAATCATCAGAATGCCGACTCATCAGGCAAGGAGATCTTGTCCTCTGTTTCAAG GAGAGCAACGATGATGCATTGCATTTTGATGCACATGTTCAGGAAATTCAGCGGAAACAGCATGACATAAGGGGGTGCAGATGTGTCTTCCTTGTCAAATATGATCATGATGGAACCCAG GAGAGGGTGAACCTGAGAAGATTGTCCCGGCGACCAAAGTACGCCTGA
- the LOC102717548 gene encoding protein SAWADEE HOMEODOMAIN HOMOLOG 1 isoform X1, protein MERRSSVRFAPSEIARMEKLVKNKNKRVLDDVFCQKLVEEFNCSPGRVGSKALQAAQVQEWFRRKFPASTVKPPCLPTGSEEKALASQSSALVSEEKPPSSEENALAVDTSISNDGEVSPDLPIENIDKLPETEDMEFEARSAKDFACGVSLSTWSGGIPAAGSQRRWSVRFAPSEIARMEKLVKKKNERVLDDVFCQKLVEEFNCSPGRVGSKALQAAQVQEWFRRKFPASTVKPPCLPTGSEEKALASQSSALVSEEKPPSSEENALAVDTSISNDGEVSPDLPIENIDKLPETEDMEFEARSAKDFAWYDVATFLAYRKLSSGEFVSGIICREVRVRFEGFGAEEDEWINVREAIRLQSIPLESSECRLIRQGDLVLCFKESNDDALHFDAHVQEIQRKQHDIRGCRCVFLVKYDHDGTQERVNLRRLSRRPKYA, encoded by the exons atGGAGCGGCGATCGAGCGTCCGCTTCGCTCCCTCCGAG ATTGCAAGGATGGAAAAGTtggttaaaaacaaaaataaacgaGTCTTGGATGACGTTTTCTGTCAGAAGCTTGTGGAAGAATTTAA TTGTTCTCCAGGCCGCGTTGGAAGTAAAGCGCTACAGGCTGCGCAG GTTCAAGAATGGTTTCGTCGTAAGTTCCCAGCATCAACTGTTAAACCTCCTTGTTTGCCTACTGGTTCTGAAGAAAAGGCTTTAGCCTCCCAATCAAGTGCTTTGGTTTCTGAAGAAAAGCCTCCATCTTCTGAGGAAAATGCTTTAGCGGTTGATACTAGTATTTCAAACGATGGCGAGGTTTCACCGGATTTGCCTATAG AAAACATAGATAAGCTTCCTGAAACTGAAGACATGGAGTTTGAGGCTAGGTCTGCAAAGGATTTTGCTTG TGGGGTCTCCCTTTCTACTTGGAGTGGAGGCAttccggcggccggcagccAGCGGCGATGGAGCGTCCGCTTCGCTCCCTCTGAG ATTGCAAGGATGGAAAAGttggttaaaaagaaaaatgaacgaGTCTTGGATGATGTTTTCTGCCAGAAGCTTGTGGAAGAATTTAA TTGTTCTCCAGGCCGCGTTGGAAGTAAAGCGCTACAGGCTGCGCAG GTTCAAGAATGGTTTCGTCGTAAGTTCCCAGCATCAACTGTTAAACCTCCTTGTTTGCCTACTGGTTCTGAAGAAAAGGCTTTAGCCTCCCAATCAAGTGCTTTGGTTTCTGAAGAAAAGCCTCCATCTTCTGAGGAAAATGCTTTAGCGGTTGATACTAGTATTTCAAACGATGGCGAGGTTTCACCGGATTTGCCTATAG AAAACATAGATAAGCTTCCTGAAACTGAAGACATGGAGTTTGAGGCTAGGTCTGCAAAGGATTTTGCTTG GTATGATGTCGCCACTTTCTTAGCATACAGAAAGTTGAGTTCTGGTGAATTTGTAAGTGGAATAATTTGTAGG GAAGTCCGTGTGAGGTTTGAAGGATTTGGGGCTGAAGAGGATGAATGGATCAATGTCCGGGAGGCTATCCGCCTGCAATCCATCCCGCTAGAATCATCAGAATGCCGACTCATCAGGCAAGGAGATCTTGTCCTCTGTTTCAAG GAGAGCAACGATGATGCATTGCATTTTGATGCACATGTTCAGGAAATTCAGCGGAAACAGCATGACATAAGGGGGTGCAGATGTGTCTTCCTTGTCAAATATGATCATGATGGAACCCAG GAGAGGGTGAACCTGAGAAGATTGTCCCGGCGACCAAAGTACGCCTGA
- the LOC102722523 gene encoding probable histone acetyltransferase type B catalytic subunit isoform X1, whose amino-acid sequence MALKQKGTDAAAAADPKKRRRVGFSGIDVGVEANECMKVFIARNPDEVGSENSITLQPFDLNHFFGEDGKIYGYKNLKINVWISATSFHAYADISFEETSDGGKGITNLKPVLQNIFGENLVEKDEFSKTFSKECEYISSVVTDGNVIKHDASTDKDSAVEIVRVELQGAAAFLYCRLVPLILLLVEGSTPIDITEHGWEMLLVVKKAEQASSNSNFLVLGFAAVHHFYHYPESTRLRISQILVLPPYQGEGHGLRLLETINSIAESENIYDVTIEDPSDYLQYIRSSIDCLRLLSFDPIKPALSSMVTSLKETNLSKRTSSLKMVPPSNLAETVRQKLKINKKQFLRCWEILIYLNLDAEYRKSMDNFRACIYDRIKGEILGTSTGTNGKRLVQMPSNFDEETCFAVYWTQEGGDADDQTVEQQPEDLKTQEQQLNEVVDSQMEEIVEVAKNVTSRGKDKLGDSCSVSC is encoded by the exons ATGGCGCTCAAGCAGAAGGgaaccgacgccgccgccgccgccgaccccaagaagcgccgccgcgtcggcttCTCCGGAATTG ATGTTGGCGTTGAGGCAAATGAGTGCATGAAAGTGTTTATCG CAAGAAACCCTGACGAGGTGGGATCAGAAAACAGCATTACTCTTCAACCATTTGacctaaatcatttttttggtGAAGATGGCAAGATATATGGCTACAAAAATCTGAAG ATCAATGTGTGGATCAGTGCAACATCGTTTCATGCATATGCTGATATTTCATTTGAggaaacatctgat GGAGGAAAAGGAATCACAAATCTTAAACCTGTTCTTCAG AACATTTTTGGTGAAAACTTGGTAGAAAAAGATGAATTTTCGAAGACATTTTCAAAGGAATGTGAATATATCAG CAGTGTGGTGACAGATGGAAATGTCATTAAGCATGATGCTTCAACCGACAAAGATTCAGCAGTTGAG ATTGTTCGAGTTGAACTCCAAGGTGCAGCTGCATTCCTTTATTGTCGTCTGGTGCCACTTATTCTGCTTTTGGTTGAAG GTTCAACACCTATAGATATAACTGAGCATGGATGGGAAATGCTTCTGGTAGTAAAGAAGGCAGAGCAGGCGTCATCCAACTCTAACTTTCTAGTGCTAGGGTTTGCAGCTGTtcatcatttttatcattaccCTGAGAGCACTCGCCTGCGGATCAGCCAG ATACTGGTCTTACCACCTTATCAGGGTGAAGGCCATGGTCTTCGTCTTCTTGAGACGATCAATTCTATTGCCGAGTCCGAGAACATATACGACGTGACCATTGAAGATCCTTCTGATTACCTGCAGTACATACGTTCCTCCATTGACTGCCTCCGTCTTCTCTCCTTCGATCCAATCAAGCCAGCGCTGAGTTCCATGGTCACATCTCTCAAGGAGACCAACCTTTCAAAAAGGACCAGCAGCTTGAAAATGGTTCCACCTTCCAACCTGGCTGAGACGGTCCGGCAGAAGTTGAAGATCAACAAGAAACAGTTCCTCCGGTGCTGGGAGATTCTGATCTACCTAAACCTCGACGCCGAATACCGCAAGAGCATGGACAACTTCAGGGCCTGCATCTACGACCGCATCAAAGGCGAAATACTTGGCACTTCCACCGGCACCAACGGGAAGCGGCTCGTCCAAATGCCGAGCAATTTCGACGAGGAGACATGCTTTGCTGTGTACTGGACACAGGAGGGAGGGGACGCAGATGACCAGACGGTTGAGCAGCAGCCGGAGGATCTGAAGACCCAGGAGCAGCAGCTGAACGAGGTGGTTGATAGCCAAATGGAGGAGATCGTCGAGGTGGCCAAGAACGTTACCTCTCGCGGCAAGGACAAGCTGGGCGATTCCTGCTCCGTATCGTGCTAA
- the LOC102722523 gene encoding probable histone acetyltransferase type B catalytic subunit isoform X2, with the protein MALKQKGTDAAAAADPKKRRRVGFSGIDVGVEANECMKVFIARNPDEVGSENSITLQPFDLNHFFGEDGKIYGYKNLKINVWISATSFHAYADISFEETSDGGKGITNLKPVLQNIFGENLVEKDEFSKTFSKECEYISVVTDGNVIKHDASTDKDSAVEIVRVELQGAAAFLYCRLVPLILLLVEGSTPIDITEHGWEMLLVVKKAEQASSNSNFLVLGFAAVHHFYHYPESTRLRISQILVLPPYQGEGHGLRLLETINSIAESENIYDVTIEDPSDYLQYIRSSIDCLRLLSFDPIKPALSSMVTSLKETNLSKRTSSLKMVPPSNLAETVRQKLKINKKQFLRCWEILIYLNLDAEYRKSMDNFRACIYDRIKGEILGTSTGTNGKRLVQMPSNFDEETCFAVYWTQEGGDADDQTVEQQPEDLKTQEQQLNEVVDSQMEEIVEVAKNVTSRGKDKLGDSCSVSC; encoded by the exons ATGGCGCTCAAGCAGAAGGgaaccgacgccgccgccgccgccgaccccaagaagcgccgccgcgtcggcttCTCCGGAATTG ATGTTGGCGTTGAGGCAAATGAGTGCATGAAAGTGTTTATCG CAAGAAACCCTGACGAGGTGGGATCAGAAAACAGCATTACTCTTCAACCATTTGacctaaatcatttttttggtGAAGATGGCAAGATATATGGCTACAAAAATCTGAAG ATCAATGTGTGGATCAGTGCAACATCGTTTCATGCATATGCTGATATTTCATTTGAggaaacatctgat GGAGGAAAAGGAATCACAAATCTTAAACCTGTTCTTCAG AACATTTTTGGTGAAAACTTGGTAGAAAAAGATGAATTTTCGAAGACATTTTCAAAGGAATGTGAATATATCAG TGTGGTGACAGATGGAAATGTCATTAAGCATGATGCTTCAACCGACAAAGATTCAGCAGTTGAG ATTGTTCGAGTTGAACTCCAAGGTGCAGCTGCATTCCTTTATTGTCGTCTGGTGCCACTTATTCTGCTTTTGGTTGAAG GTTCAACACCTATAGATATAACTGAGCATGGATGGGAAATGCTTCTGGTAGTAAAGAAGGCAGAGCAGGCGTCATCCAACTCTAACTTTCTAGTGCTAGGGTTTGCAGCTGTtcatcatttttatcattaccCTGAGAGCACTCGCCTGCGGATCAGCCAG ATACTGGTCTTACCACCTTATCAGGGTGAAGGCCATGGTCTTCGTCTTCTTGAGACGATCAATTCTATTGCCGAGTCCGAGAACATATACGACGTGACCATTGAAGATCCTTCTGATTACCTGCAGTACATACGTTCCTCCATTGACTGCCTCCGTCTTCTCTCCTTCGATCCAATCAAGCCAGCGCTGAGTTCCATGGTCACATCTCTCAAGGAGACCAACCTTTCAAAAAGGACCAGCAGCTTGAAAATGGTTCCACCTTCCAACCTGGCTGAGACGGTCCGGCAGAAGTTGAAGATCAACAAGAAACAGTTCCTCCGGTGCTGGGAGATTCTGATCTACCTAAACCTCGACGCCGAATACCGCAAGAGCATGGACAACTTCAGGGCCTGCATCTACGACCGCATCAAAGGCGAAATACTTGGCACTTCCACCGGCACCAACGGGAAGCGGCTCGTCCAAATGCCGAGCAATTTCGACGAGGAGACATGCTTTGCTGTGTACTGGACACAGGAGGGAGGGGACGCAGATGACCAGACGGTTGAGCAGCAGCCGGAGGATCTGAAGACCCAGGAGCAGCAGCTGAACGAGGTGGTTGATAGCCAAATGGAGGAGATCGTCGAGGTGGCCAAGAACGTTACCTCTCGCGGCAAGGACAAGCTGGGCGATTCCTGCTCCGTATCGTGCTAA